Sequence from the bacterium genome:
TTCTGCGTCAGCCAAAAAAATTCCAGAAACTCGGGGCTAAAATTCCCAAAGGCGTTCTTTTAGTTGGTCTTCCTGGAACAGGAAAAACATTATTAGCCAAAGCAGTTGCTGGTGAGGCTCAAGTGCCTTTTTTAAGTATCAGTGGCTCGGATTTTGTTGAAATGTTTGTTGGAGTAGGTGCTTCCCGGGTGAGAAATTTATTTGACCAGGCTAAAAAACAGGTAACTTCTTCGAATAAAGGATGTATTATTTTTATTGATGAAATCGATGCAGTTGGCAGACAACGGGGGGCAGGACTGGGTGGAGGTCATGATGAACGAGAGCAAACTTTAAATCAATTATTAGTGGAAATGGATGGTTTTAACACCGGCGAAGGGGTAATATTGATTGCCGCCACAAATAGACCTGATGTCCTTGACCCAGCACTTCTTAGACCCGGTAGATTTGATAGACATATTACGGTTGATATTCCTGATTTACCCGGTCGGGAGGCAATTCTTAAAGTCCATATGAAAAATGTTAAGGTAGCAAAAGAGGTGGATACAAAATTACTGGCACGAAGAACCTCAATGTTTGTTGGTTCAGACCTGGCAAATTTAGTTAATGAAGCCGCTTTATTGGCGGCCAGAAGAAAGAAAAAAAGAATAGGAACAAAAGAATTTGAAGATGCGATTGAACGAATTATTGCTGGCCCCGAAAAGAAAAGTAAGGTTACTTCTGAAAGAGAAAAAAAGATTAAGGCATACCATGAAGCAGGACATACACTACTGGCTAAACTTATACCGAATAGTGACCCGGTTCATAAAGTCTCAATTATACCTCGTGGTATTGCAGGAGGTTATACCCTTCAATTACCTACGGAAGATAAACATCTTTATACCCGCACTGAATTATTAGATAAAATGGTTGTAGCACTTGGCGGAATGCAAGCAGAATTAATTAAATTTAACGATATGACCACTGGTGCCCAAAAAGATATTGAATGGACCACAGATATTGCTCATAAAATGATTTGTGAATATGGAATGAGTGAGGAACTCGGCCCTATCGCCTTTGGAAGAAGAGACCAGGAGATATTCTTAGCCAGAGATTTCTTTAAAGAAAAAAATTATAGTGAACAGGTGGCATTTAAAATAGATACCGAAATCCATAATCTTATAAATTCCTGTAATAAAAAGGCTAAAGAATTATTACTCGAAAATAACGATAAACTTGACCGCCTGGCAAATGTCTTAATCGAAAAAGA
This genomic interval carries:
- the ftsH gene encoding ATP-dependent zinc metalloprotease FtsH codes for the protein MSKGVNLILWLIFLILVLPYLLKTFQTPLPPVPDRISYSEFLDFVEKGKVQNLKIIDRDIKGTFKGDKPFVTYIPHEDPNLIKFLVEHKVSFEGDSPAEAKWWMTLLWYLGTPVFFFFLIWFLLSQQVGGPRGLTRIATFGQSRAKFNPKEKTTISFKDVAGVDEAKEELQEIIEFLRQPKKFQKLGAKIPKGVLLVGLPGTGKTLLAKAVAGEAQVPFLSISGSDFVEMFVGVGASRVRNLFDQAKKQVTSSNKGCIIFIDEIDAVGRQRGAGLGGGHDEREQTLNQLLVEMDGFNTGEGVILIAATNRPDVLDPALLRPGRFDRHITVDIPDLPGREAILKVHMKNVKVAKEVDTKLLARRTSMFVGSDLANLVNEAALLAARRKKKRIGTKEFEDAIERIIAGPEKKSKVTSEREKKIKAYHEAGHTLLAKLIPNSDPVHKVSIIPRGIAGGYTLQLPTEDKHLYTRTELLDKMVVALGGMQAELIKFNDMTTGAQKDIEWTTDIAHKMICEYGMSEELGPIAFGRRDQEIFLARDFFKEKNYSEQVAFKIDTEIHNLINSCNKKAKELLLENNDKLDRLANVLIEKETLESHEIEEILKEPHEIKNKVTL